The following coding sequences are from one Candidatus Nitronereus thalassa window:
- a CDS encoding carboxymuconolactone decarboxylase family protein produces MSRLPTIQPELATGQTKQLLQGVQKKLGFAPNVMRTMANSPAVLQAYLNFSQALGKGDLSPKLREQIALVVAQDNQCEYCLAAHSAIGRTVGLSEEAIRDSRKGESPDTKDAAILEFASALVVNRGWVTDAELCTLRKAGVTDAEIAEIIANVALTIFTNYFNHVAQTKIDFPEVEELAVA; encoded by the coding sequence ATGAGTAGATTGCCAACCATTCAACCCGAGCTCGCCACCGGCCAGACCAAACAGTTGCTGCAAGGAGTACAGAAAAAACTGGGCTTCGCGCCCAACGTTATGCGGACCATGGCAAACTCGCCAGCCGTCCTCCAAGCCTATCTCAATTTTTCTCAAGCGCTTGGCAAAGGTGACCTTTCCCCAAAGCTTCGCGAGCAAATAGCGTTGGTCGTGGCACAAGACAATCAATGCGAATACTGCCTCGCCGCCCACTCCGCCATTGGACGTACCGTAGGCTTGAGCGAAGAAGCCATTCGGGATAGCCGCAAGGGAGAGTCACCGGATACGAAGGACGCCGCCATTTTAGAATTTGCAAGTGCGCTGGTCGTGAATCGCGGGTGGGTTACTGATGCGGAACTTTGCACCCTTCGGAAAGCCGGTGTGACCGATGCGGAGATCGCCGAAATTATCGCGAATGTCGCGCTAACCATCTTCACCAATTATTTCAACCACGTGGCCCAAACCAAAATCGACTTCCCTGAAGTCGAAGAACTCGCGGTCGCGTAA